From a region of the Synchiropus splendidus isolate RoL2022-P1 chromosome 12, RoL_Sspl_1.0, whole genome shotgun sequence genome:
- the vipas39 gene encoding spermatogenesis-defective protein 39 homolog isoform X1 gives MKRSDEDEYWNSSKFKAFTFDDEDDDVSSQLQESRRTVNSLRQLVQEDEEDEVQKVSWSGEPVGSIAWSVQETASEGSFPKANTDAAVISRSHSGYSLSSLFKGKARSFQSDSPVKVLGPELRRSKTEYKESACEWSLDETVRRMQHGKPVYLERFRTLQDKLALLDVATGRHDGNIITAVLIYLKRTLDAEVLFRELEFRQTALRHFISHLTESQDEKLLLELLRSLRRTEEAAMVHYRKQLRLTDEKKRRDFLKDCVSLGFGAEDSAHVQDQLDLLELQRVIEMSDQEAERGGKEEIFRKFPRKSALVNLPLITTLYYCCFYHYTQPEGSFCSPAHVRRTFKLSEKQHLVTALAARARQKAWSDVEAMLSTRKLFGFTRRKCPIGFHRVVDILHKNSAPAQMLQQYVALVEDSDLRISLAQKHRCHDIVINTLKDLKDRQQLLAYRGKVDGGSAEEHKIDELLNNPQLRWKN, from the exons ATGAAGAGAAGCGATGAAGATGAATACTGGAACAGTTCCAAGTTCAAAGCCTTCACCTTCGAcgatgaagacgatgatgtcAGCAGT CAGTTGCAGGAGTCCCGGCGGACGGTGAACAGCCTCCGTCAGCTGGtgcaggaggacgaggaggacgagGTGCAGAAGGTCAGCTGGAGCGGGGAGCCCGTTGGAA GCATCGCCTGGTCGGTCCAGGAAACGGCCTCAGAAGGGTCCTTCCCGAAAGCCAACACAGACGCTGCCGTGATCAGCAGGAGTCACTCGGGCTACTCGCTGAGCTCGCTCTTCAAAG GAAAAGCAAGGAGCTTCCAGAGCGACA GTCCTGTGAAAGTCCTTGGTCCAGAACTGAGAAGATCGAAAACAGAATACAAG GAGTCGGCCTGTGAGTGGAGTCTGGACGAAACCGTCCGCAGGATGCAGCATGGCAAA CCGGTCTATCTGGAGCGCTTCCGGACTCTCCAGGACAAGCTGGCGCTGCTGGACGTTGCGACCGGTCGACACGACGGAAACATCATCACAGCC GTGCTGATCTACTTGAAGAGGACTCTGGACGCCG AGGTTCTGTTCAGAGAGTTGGAATTCAGACAGACTGCACTCAGACACTTCATCAGTCACCTGACCGAGAGCCAGGATGAGAAGcttctgctggagctgctgag GAGCCTCAGGAGAACAGAGGAAGCAGCG ATGGTTCACTATAGAAAACAGTTGCGATTGACGGATGAGAAGaagaggcgggacttcctgaaGGACTGTGTCAG TCTGGGCTTCGGTGCCGAGGACTCGGCTCATGTTCAGGATCAACTCGACCTGCTGGAGTTGCAGCGAGTCATCGAG ATGTCGGACCAGGAAGCAGAGCGTGGTGGGAAGGAAGAAATATTCCGCAAGTTCCCCAGGAAATCTGCGCTTGTCAACTTGCCCTTAATAACTACCTTGTACTACTGTTGCTTCTACCACTACACGCAgcctgag GGCAGCTTCTGCAGCCCCGCTCACGTGCGGCGGACCTTCAAGCTCTCAGAGAAGCAGCATCTGGTGACAGCCTTGGCCGCTCGAGCCCGACAGAAGGCCTGGAGCGACGTGGAGGCCATGCTGTCCACGCGAAAGCTGTTCGGCTTCACCAGGAGAAAGTGTCCAATCGGCTTCCACCGCGTTGTTGACATTCTGCACaagaacagtgcacctgcacaG ATGTTGCAGCAGTACGTGGCGCTGGTGGAGGACTCAGACCTTCGGATCAGTTTGGCACAGAAGCATCGCTGCCATGACATCGTCATCAAT ACCCTCAAGGACTTGAAGGACCGGCAGCAGCTGCTTGCATATCGAGGGAAAGTGGATGGTGGATCAGCGGAGGAACACAAGATCGATGAGCTTCTCAACAATCCG CAACTTCGCTGGAAGAACTGA
- the LOC128768790 gene encoding protein Z-dependent protease inhibitor-like isoform X1, giving the protein MILFSWAAVLLLVVLDQVSCQSTFGNPVQDMSNRNNRFAARLFRALASRTDDNVLVSPYPLFAGLSALAGATSAPDEEQLLKALGLTGLETQAVPDLFQSLRTAMLPVEQPASLKQGMAIFHAENVQMPESLVRLVPSKYGGKIQQLQFSSPHEAVDSINRWAQGQAGDQVQDVLGTVDTSTQLMLATASSYQTNFLPAFNSSLTLDERFYIDKYHVVMVPMMLGAGKYFLAYDPAVQVGVVQLQMNAGKAMLILLPDEGVDIGSVEEEVTSEKIQSWTRQLKKTKLEVQLPRFLLQQSFFLRDVLKTLGVTRLFPEDEGTKAAQVSLAPSLSVRSVAHACGTYLQVVSKAVLCVDERSDAAPAAAAFQTPPPRLTVNRPFVFTVYDQSTGGVLLIGRVIDPTRQ; this is encoded by the exons ATGATCCTCTTCAGCTGGGCTGCAGTTCTCCTGCTGGTTGTCTTGGATCAAGTGTCCTGCCAATCCACATTTGGAAATCCAGTCCAGGACATGAGCAACAGAAACAACCGCTTTGCTGCCAGACTGTTCCGAGCGCTCGCTTCACGCACTGATGACAACGTCCTGGTGTCACCGTATCCTCTGTTCGCCGGCCTGTCTGCTCTGGCGGGCGCCACGTCTGCTCcagatgaggagcagctgctgaaggcTCTGGGTCTGACTGGACTGGAAACCCAGGCTGTGCCAG ACCTTTTCCAGAGCTTAAGAACCGCCATGCTGCCTGTAGAGCAGCCTGCAAGCCTGAAGCAAGGCATGGCCATCTTTCACGCGGAGAACGTCCAGATGCCAGAGAGCCTCGTGCGTCTGGTACCGTCCAAGTACGGAGGGAAAATTCAGCAGCTCCAGTTCTCCTCACCACACGAAGCTGTTGACAGCATCAACCGCTGGGCGCAGGGACAGGCTGGAGATCAGGTTCAGGATGTGCTGGGCACCGTGGACACCAGCACTCAGTTGATGCTGGCGACGGCTTCCTCCTACCAGA CAAACTTCTTGCCGGCCTTCAACTCCAGTCTGACCCTGGACGAACGCTTCTACATCGACAAGTATCATGTAGTCATGGTTCCCATGATGCTGGGAGCCGGCAAGTACTTCTTGGCCTACGACCCCGCTGTGCAGGTGGGTGTTGTCCAGCTGCAGATGAACGCTGGGAAGGCCATGTTGATCCTTCTGCCTGATGAGGGTGTGGACATCGgttcagtggaggaggaggtgacctCAGAGAAAATCCAGAGCTGGACACGTCAGCTCAAGAAAAC GAAACTGGAAGTCCAGCTTCCTCGCTTCTTGCTCCAGCAATCGTTCTTCTTGCGTGACGTTCTGAAAACGCTCGGAGTGACTCGGCTCTTCCCTGAAGACGAGGGGACGAAGGCTGCGCAGGTGAGTCTGGCTCCGTCCCTGAGTGTCAGGAGTGTGGCTCATGCCTGTGGCACTTACCTGCAGGTGGTGTCGAAGGCAGTGCTGTGCGTCGACGAACGCAGTGACGCGGCGCCGGCCGCTGCCGCCTTCCAAACGCCGCCTCCTCGTCTGACGGTCAACAGACCCTTTGTTTTCACTGTGTATGATCAGAGCACGGGTGGAGTTCTGCTGATCGGCCGTGTCATTGATCCAACACGACAGTAA
- the LOC128768790 gene encoding protein Z-dependent protease inhibitor-like isoform X2: protein MILFSWAAVLLLVVLDQVSCQSTFGNPVQDMSNRNNRFAARLFRALASRTDDNVLVSPYPLFAGLSALAGATSAPDEEQLLKALGLTGLETQAVPDLFQSLRTAMLPVEQPASLKQGMAIFHAENVQMPESLVRLVPSKYGGKIQQLQFSSPHEAVDSINRWAQGQAGDQVQDVLGTVDTSTQLMLATASSYQTNFLPAFNSSLTLDERFYIDKYHVVMVPMMLGAGKYFLAYDPAVQVGVVQLQMNAGKAMLILLPDEGVDIGSVEEEVTSEKIQSWTRQLKKTKLEVQLPRFLLQQSFFLRDVLKTLGVTRLFPEDEGTKAAQVVSKAVLCVDERSDAAPAAAAFQTPPPRLTVNRPFVFTVYDQSTGGVLLIGRVIDPTRQ from the exons ATGATCCTCTTCAGCTGGGCTGCAGTTCTCCTGCTGGTTGTCTTGGATCAAGTGTCCTGCCAATCCACATTTGGAAATCCAGTCCAGGACATGAGCAACAGAAACAACCGCTTTGCTGCCAGACTGTTCCGAGCGCTCGCTTCACGCACTGATGACAACGTCCTGGTGTCACCGTATCCTCTGTTCGCCGGCCTGTCTGCTCTGGCGGGCGCCACGTCTGCTCcagatgaggagcagctgctgaaggcTCTGGGTCTGACTGGACTGGAAACCCAGGCTGTGCCAG ACCTTTTCCAGAGCTTAAGAACCGCCATGCTGCCTGTAGAGCAGCCTGCAAGCCTGAAGCAAGGCATGGCCATCTTTCACGCGGAGAACGTCCAGATGCCAGAGAGCCTCGTGCGTCTGGTACCGTCCAAGTACGGAGGGAAAATTCAGCAGCTCCAGTTCTCCTCACCACACGAAGCTGTTGACAGCATCAACCGCTGGGCGCAGGGACAGGCTGGAGATCAGGTTCAGGATGTGCTGGGCACCGTGGACACCAGCACTCAGTTGATGCTGGCGACGGCTTCCTCCTACCAGA CAAACTTCTTGCCGGCCTTCAACTCCAGTCTGACCCTGGACGAACGCTTCTACATCGACAAGTATCATGTAGTCATGGTTCCCATGATGCTGGGAGCCGGCAAGTACTTCTTGGCCTACGACCCCGCTGTGCAGGTGGGTGTTGTCCAGCTGCAGATGAACGCTGGGAAGGCCATGTTGATCCTTCTGCCTGATGAGGGTGTGGACATCGgttcagtggaggaggaggtgacctCAGAGAAAATCCAGAGCTGGACACGTCAGCTCAAGAAAAC GAAACTGGAAGTCCAGCTTCCTCGCTTCTTGCTCCAGCAATCGTTCTTCTTGCGTGACGTTCTGAAAACGCTCGGAGTGACTCGGCTCTTCCCTGAAGACGAGGGGACGAAGGCTGCGCAG GTGGTGTCGAAGGCAGTGCTGTGCGTCGACGAACGCAGTGACGCGGCGCCGGCCGCTGCCGCCTTCCAAACGCCGCCTCCTCGTCTGACGGTCAACAGACCCTTTGTTTTCACTGTGTATGATCAGAGCACGGGTGGAGTTCTGCTGATCGGCCGTGTCATTGATCCAACACGACAGTAA
- the vipas39 gene encoding spermatogenesis-defective protein 39 homolog isoform X2: MKRSDEDEYWNSSKFKAFTFDDEDDDVSSLQESRRTVNSLRQLVQEDEEDEVQKVSWSGEPVGSIAWSVQETASEGSFPKANTDAAVISRSHSGYSLSSLFKGKARSFQSDSPVKVLGPELRRSKTEYKESACEWSLDETVRRMQHGKPVYLERFRTLQDKLALLDVATGRHDGNIITAVLIYLKRTLDAEVLFRELEFRQTALRHFISHLTESQDEKLLLELLRSLRRTEEAAMVHYRKQLRLTDEKKRRDFLKDCVSLGFGAEDSAHVQDQLDLLELQRVIEMSDQEAERGGKEEIFRKFPRKSALVNLPLITTLYYCCFYHYTQPEGSFCSPAHVRRTFKLSEKQHLVTALAARARQKAWSDVEAMLSTRKLFGFTRRKCPIGFHRVVDILHKNSAPAQMLQQYVALVEDSDLRISLAQKHRCHDIVINTLKDLKDRQQLLAYRGKVDGGSAEEHKIDELLNNPQLRWKN, from the exons ATGAAGAGAAGCGATGAAGATGAATACTGGAACAGTTCCAAGTTCAAAGCCTTCACCTTCGAcgatgaagacgatgatgtcAGCAGT TTGCAGGAGTCCCGGCGGACGGTGAACAGCCTCCGTCAGCTGGtgcaggaggacgaggaggacgagGTGCAGAAGGTCAGCTGGAGCGGGGAGCCCGTTGGAA GCATCGCCTGGTCGGTCCAGGAAACGGCCTCAGAAGGGTCCTTCCCGAAAGCCAACACAGACGCTGCCGTGATCAGCAGGAGTCACTCGGGCTACTCGCTGAGCTCGCTCTTCAAAG GAAAAGCAAGGAGCTTCCAGAGCGACA GTCCTGTGAAAGTCCTTGGTCCAGAACTGAGAAGATCGAAAACAGAATACAAG GAGTCGGCCTGTGAGTGGAGTCTGGACGAAACCGTCCGCAGGATGCAGCATGGCAAA CCGGTCTATCTGGAGCGCTTCCGGACTCTCCAGGACAAGCTGGCGCTGCTGGACGTTGCGACCGGTCGACACGACGGAAACATCATCACAGCC GTGCTGATCTACTTGAAGAGGACTCTGGACGCCG AGGTTCTGTTCAGAGAGTTGGAATTCAGACAGACTGCACTCAGACACTTCATCAGTCACCTGACCGAGAGCCAGGATGAGAAGcttctgctggagctgctgag GAGCCTCAGGAGAACAGAGGAAGCAGCG ATGGTTCACTATAGAAAACAGTTGCGATTGACGGATGAGAAGaagaggcgggacttcctgaaGGACTGTGTCAG TCTGGGCTTCGGTGCCGAGGACTCGGCTCATGTTCAGGATCAACTCGACCTGCTGGAGTTGCAGCGAGTCATCGAG ATGTCGGACCAGGAAGCAGAGCGTGGTGGGAAGGAAGAAATATTCCGCAAGTTCCCCAGGAAATCTGCGCTTGTCAACTTGCCCTTAATAACTACCTTGTACTACTGTTGCTTCTACCACTACACGCAgcctgag GGCAGCTTCTGCAGCCCCGCTCACGTGCGGCGGACCTTCAAGCTCTCAGAGAAGCAGCATCTGGTGACAGCCTTGGCCGCTCGAGCCCGACAGAAGGCCTGGAGCGACGTGGAGGCCATGCTGTCCACGCGAAAGCTGTTCGGCTTCACCAGGAGAAAGTGTCCAATCGGCTTCCACCGCGTTGTTGACATTCTGCACaagaacagtgcacctgcacaG ATGTTGCAGCAGTACGTGGCGCTGGTGGAGGACTCAGACCTTCGGATCAGTTTGGCACAGAAGCATCGCTGCCATGACATCGTCATCAAT ACCCTCAAGGACTTGAAGGACCGGCAGCAGCTGCTTGCATATCGAGGGAAAGTGGATGGTGGATCAGCGGAGGAACACAAGATCGATGAGCTTCTCAACAATCCG CAACTTCGCTGGAAGAACTGA